From Phenylobacterium montanum, the proteins below share one genomic window:
- a CDS encoding class I SAM-dependent methyltransferase: MARRLLLAATAALVIGASGAAAFAADVPANIAAAVADASRPADDKARDADRKPAEMLAFAGVKPGDKVVDFIAGKGYFTKLFSAAVGPKGVVYKYAPTEFAQFSKTPLPANGAPGDPDRKNVIFLTSPANSFTTPEPVDIVWTSQNYHDLHDSFAKPADLALVNKAIFNALKPGGVYVVLDHAAAPGSGLAATETLHRIDPAVVKSEVEAAGFKFEGESDVLANPADDHTKKVFDPAIRGKTDQFVFKFRKPG, encoded by the coding sequence ATGGCCCGTAGACTGCTCCTCGCCGCGACCGCGGCTCTGGTCATCGGCGCGTCGGGCGCCGCCGCATTTGCGGCCGATGTCCCCGCCAACATCGCCGCCGCCGTCGCGGACGCCAGCCGCCCGGCCGACGACAAGGCGCGCGACGCCGACCGCAAGCCGGCCGAAATGCTGGCCTTCGCCGGGGTCAAGCCGGGCGATAAGGTGGTCGATTTCATCGCCGGCAAAGGCTACTTCACCAAGCTGTTCTCGGCGGCGGTGGGGCCGAAGGGCGTCGTCTACAAGTACGCGCCGACGGAGTTCGCCCAGTTCTCCAAGACGCCGCTGCCGGCCAACGGCGCGCCGGGCGACCCGGACCGCAAAAACGTGATCTTCCTGACCTCGCCGGCCAACAGCTTCACCACGCCCGAGCCGGTCGACATCGTCTGGACATCGCAGAACTATCACGACCTGCACGACAGCTTCGCCAAGCCGGCCGACCTGGCCCTGGTGAACAAGGCGATCTTCAACGCCCTGAAGCCGGGCGGGGTCTATGTGGTGCTCGACCACGCCGCCGCGCCAGGCTCGGGCCTTGCCGCCACCGAGACCCTGCACAGGATCGACCCCGCCGTGGTGAAGAGCGAGGTCGAGGCGGCGGGCTTCAAGTTCGAGGGCGAGAGCGACGTCCTGGCCAATCCGGCCGACGATCATACCAAGAAGGTGTTCGACCCCGCGATCCGCGGCAAGACCGATCAGTTCGTGTTCAAGTTCAGAAAGCCAGGCTAG
- a CDS encoding YncE family protein, whose protein sequence is MKSSPRLGALTAGLLAATSLAAVAHAAPGYAVTDRISIPDGGFDYASFDPVKHRVYVARADGVTAIDAESKAVTGKLTAAGRTHEPLVVNGGAELLVTDSTSNSAHLIDATTGKAIADIPTGKKPDAAVLDPATGLAVVANGASGDLTLIDVATRKATGSIAVGGGLEFMAPVGGGKLFVNVEDKNELVAVDLKSRKVLGRYPLKGCDGPTGLAYADKAGVVISACANNVAKVIDAKTGADLATLAIGKGPDAVIYDAKRELAFIPCGRDGVLDVVAVKGRKDVAVVAKVTTQPGARTGALDPETGKLYLPTAKYTLAPGSRPAPTPGTFEVLVVSPQ, encoded by the coding sequence ATGAAATCGAGCCCGCGCCTTGGCGCCCTGACCGCCGGCCTCCTCGCCGCGACCAGTCTCGCCGCCGTCGCCCACGCCGCGCCGGGCTACGCCGTCACCGACCGTATCTCCATTCCCGATGGCGGCTTCGACTATGCCAGCTTCGACCCGGTCAAGCACCGCGTCTATGTCGCCCGCGCCGACGGCGTCACCGCCATCGACGCCGAGAGCAAGGCCGTGACCGGCAAGCTCACCGCCGCCGGCCGCACCCATGAGCCCCTGGTGGTCAATGGCGGCGCCGAGCTGCTGGTCACCGACTCCACCTCGAATAGCGCCCACCTGATCGACGCCACGACTGGAAAGGCGATCGCCGATATTCCCACCGGCAAGAAGCCGGACGCCGCAGTGCTGGACCCGGCTACGGGCCTGGCGGTGGTGGCCAACGGCGCCAGCGGCGACCTGACCCTGATCGACGTGGCCACGCGCAAGGCGACAGGTTCGATCGCCGTCGGCGGCGGCCTTGAGTTCATGGCCCCGGTCGGCGGCGGCAAGCTGTTCGTGAACGTCGAAGACAAGAACGAACTCGTCGCCGTGGACCTCAAGTCTCGCAAGGTCCTGGGCCGCTATCCGCTGAAGGGATGCGACGGGCCCACGGGCCTGGCCTATGCCGACAAGGCCGGCGTGGTGATTTCGGCCTGCGCCAACAACGTGGCCAAGGTGATCGACGCCAAGACCGGCGCCGACCTCGCGACCCTGGCCATCGGCAAGGGTCCGGACGCGGTGATCTATGACGCCAAACGTGAGCTGGCCTTCATCCCCTGCGGCCGGGACGGCGTGCTGGACGTGGTCGCCGTGAAGGGCCGAAAGGACGTCGCCGTTGTCGCCAAGGTCACGACCCAGCCCGGCGCCCGAACCGGCGCGCTCGACCCCGAGACCGGCAAGCTGTACCTGCCCACCGCCAAGTACACCCTGGCCCCGGGCTCGCGTCCGGCGCCGACTCCGGGAACCTTCGAGGTGCTGGTGGTCTCCCCGCAATAG
- a CDS encoding sensor histidine kinase — protein sequence MSGLRLRLLLALLLVWALGALAMTAELRRQARQPDELLEDASLSTQAKTLIAAMTFDAQGRLVSVRLHKPWRRAYASAGAAYYTAFDPQGHVAAVSPNLAQPLDPIPLAPGETFTALRLVGPYQDLAAGARAPHGYVLVVARSNPSRSDQTQMQRWVDWLPGVMFVLFASAGLIAVWFVAAWSLKPLSLAAHQAALIGPDRPEARLPVKDLPTEIRPMAEAANEALDRVAAALANEKRFTAEAAHALRTPLAVLDLRLQRAEQGGAADWGAIRGDLGELSRLISGLLALSRADRGRHLRASAEVNLNRLIREAAAAFSPRLEALDRAIEVEAPDQPVIVSGDAGELRELVFALIDNALNHGVGAVSLSLAAEGGFASMRVADQGSGVPAAQQEAMFERFHKGEATSPGAGLGLAIVRQIARNHGGDAVFIAPSTVEVRLAVNPPPV from the coding sequence ATGAGCGGGCTTAGGCTTCGCCTGCTGCTGGCCTTGCTTCTGGTCTGGGCGCTGGGAGCCCTGGCCATGACCGCTGAGCTGCGCCGCCAGGCGCGGCAGCCGGACGAGCTTTTGGAAGACGCCAGCCTGTCCACCCAGGCCAAGACCCTGATCGCCGCCATGACCTTCGACGCCCAGGGACGGCTGGTGTCGGTGCGCCTGCACAAGCCCTGGCGCAGAGCCTACGCCAGCGCCGGAGCGGCCTACTACACCGCCTTCGACCCGCAGGGGCATGTGGCGGCGGTTTCCCCCAACCTTGCCCAGCCTCTGGACCCGATCCCGCTCGCGCCCGGCGAGACCTTCACAGCCCTGCGCCTGGTCGGCCCGTATCAGGATCTGGCCGCCGGCGCCCGAGCGCCTCACGGCTACGTTCTGGTGGTGGCGCGCAGCAATCCGAGCAGGAGCGACCAGACCCAGATGCAGCGCTGGGTCGATTGGCTGCCCGGGGTGATGTTCGTGCTGTTCGCCAGCGCGGGGCTGATCGCTGTCTGGTTCGTGGCGGCCTGGAGCCTGAAGCCATTGTCCCTGGCCGCACATCAAGCTGCGCTGATCGGCCCGGACCGGCCCGAAGCGCGGCTGCCGGTCAAGGACCTGCCAACCGAAATCCGCCCCATGGCCGAGGCGGCCAACGAGGCCCTGGACCGGGTCGCGGCGGCCCTGGCCAACGAAAAGCGCTTCACCGCCGAGGCGGCCCATGCCCTGAGGACCCCTCTGGCGGTGCTTGATCTGAGGCTGCAGCGGGCGGAGCAGGGCGGGGCTGCGGACTGGGGTGCGATCCGGGGCGATCTCGGCGAGCTGTCGCGGCTGATCTCAGGGCTCCTGGCCCTTTCGCGGGCCGACCGGGGGCGACATCTGCGAGCCTCGGCGGAGGTCAACCTGAACCGCCTGATCCGAGAGGCCGCCGCCGCCTTCTCGCCGCGCCTCGAGGCCTTGGACCGCGCGATCGAGGTCGAGGCGCCGGATCAGCCGGTGATCGTGAGCGGCGACGCGGGCGAACTGCGTGAACTGGTCTTCGCCCTGATCGACAACGCCCTGAACCACGGGGTGGGCGCGGTGAGCCTGAGCCTCGCGGCCGAGGGCGGCTTTGCCTCGATGCGCGTCGCAGACCAGGGCTCCGGCGTACCGGCGGCGCAGCAGGAGGCCATGTTCGAGCGTTTTCACAAGGGCGAGGCGACATCGCCCGGCGCCGGCCTCGGCCTTGCCATAGTGC
- a CDS encoding phytoene desaturase family protein produces the protein MATGTEKRDVVIVGGGHNGLVCAWYLAKAGLKVTICEARGVVGGAAVTEEFHPGFKNSVASYTVSLLNPQVIKDMDLHGHGLKILERPISNFLPIDDTRYMKLGGGLERTQAEFRKFSNRDADALPAYYDLLDEIGDILRDLAKETPPNITDGLPGLLRGLRQGGRMLGLSLGRKTDLLDLFTESARAFLDGWFESDAVKAAFGFDAVVGNYASADTPGSAYVLLHHTFGEVNGKKGAWGHAVGGMGAITQAMAKACQALGVEILTDAPVKQVLTSGGKAAGVELVDGRTFAAPIVSANVNPSLLYSRLVAPSDLPAEFRSRIARYRNGSGTFRMNVALSELPSFTCLPGKEVGEHHQSGIVIAPSLDYMDAAYRDAKAYGWSKKPIVEMLIPSTLDDTLAPPGQHVASLFCQQFAPELPDGKSWDDHREEVADLIIDTVNDWAPNFKASVLGRMILSPLDLERKFGLIGGDIMHGHMSLDQLWAARPMLGYASHRAPIKGLYMCGAGTHPGGGVSGNPGRNAAREILRDKDLGTAISLALQGR, from the coding sequence ATGGCGACGGGAACGGAAAAGCGCGACGTGGTCATCGTCGGCGGCGGCCACAACGGGCTCGTCTGCGCCTGGTATTTGGCCAAGGCGGGCCTGAAGGTCACGATCTGCGAGGCGCGCGGCGTCGTCGGCGGCGCGGCGGTGACCGAGGAGTTCCACCCGGGTTTCAAGAACTCGGTGGCCAGCTACACGGTCAGTCTGCTCAATCCCCAGGTGATCAAGGACATGGACCTGCATGGCCATGGCCTGAAGATCCTGGAGCGGCCGATCTCCAACTTCCTGCCGATCGACGACACCCGCTACATGAAGCTCGGTGGCGGCCTGGAGCGCACCCAGGCAGAGTTCCGCAAGTTCTCCAACCGCGACGCCGACGCCCTGCCCGCCTATTACGACCTCCTCGACGAGATCGGCGACATCCTGCGCGACCTCGCCAAGGAGACCCCGCCCAACATCACCGACGGTCTGCCGGGCCTGCTGCGCGGCTTGCGCCAGGGCGGCCGGATGCTCGGTCTGTCGCTGGGCCGCAAGACCGACCTTCTGGACCTCTTCACCGAAAGCGCCCGCGCCTTCCTCGACGGCTGGTTCGAGAGCGACGCGGTCAAGGCGGCCTTCGGCTTCGACGCCGTGGTCGGCAACTACGCCAGCGCCGACACCCCCGGCTCGGCCTATGTGCTGCTGCACCACACCTTCGGCGAGGTGAACGGCAAGAAGGGCGCCTGGGGCCACGCGGTCGGCGGCATGGGCGCCATCACCCAGGCCATGGCCAAGGCCTGCCAGGCCCTCGGCGTCGAGATCCTGACCGACGCGCCGGTCAAGCAGGTGCTGACCAGCGGCGGCAAGGCGGCCGGGGTCGAGCTGGTCGACGGCCGCACCTTCGCCGCGCCGATCGTCTCGGCCAACGTCAACCCGTCCCTGCTCTACAGCCGTCTGGTGGCGCCATCTGACCTGCCGGCCGAGTTCCGCTCGCGCATCGCCCGCTATCGCAACGGCTCGGGCACCTTCCGTATGAACGTGGCCCTGTCGGAGCTGCCCAGCTTCACCTGCCTGCCGGGCAAGGAGGTCGGCGAGCATCACCAGAGCGGCATCGTCATCGCGCCAAGCCTCGACTACATGGACGCCGCCTATCGCGACGCCAAGGCCTACGGCTGGTCGAAGAAGCCGATCGTCGAGATGCTGATCCCCTCGACCCTCGACGACACCCTGGCCCCGCCCGGCCAGCACGTGGCCAGCCTGTTCTGCCAGCAGTTCGCGCCCGAGCTGCCCGACGGCAAGAGCTGGGACGACCATCGCGAGGAGGTCGCGGACCTGATCATCGACACGGTTAACGACTGGGCCCCCAACTTCAAGGCCTCGGTCCTGGGCCGCATGATCCTCTCGCCCCTGGACCTGGAGCGGAAGTTCGGCCTGATCGGCGGCGACATCATGCACGGCCACATGTCGCTTGATCAGCTGTGGGCCGCCCGGCCGATGCTGGGCTATGCCAGCCACCGGGCCCCGATCAAGGGCCTCTACATGTGCGGCGCCGGCACTCATCCGGGCGGCGGCGTCTCCGGCAATCCCGGCCGCAACGCCGCCCGCGAGATCCTGCGCGACAAGGACCTCGGAACCGCCATCAGCCTCGCCCTGCAAGGGCGCTGA
- a CDS encoding response regulator has protein sequence MRILLLEDHQAMRSMTAAYLTERGFVVDAVGTIEAAKAALDGAAYDAMILDLGLPDGEGLSLLGAAGRGRTPPPALILTARDSLADRIEGLNAGADDYMAKPFELDELHARLRAILRRPGVRAQVELGLGRLSFDTISREVRIDGRPLDLRRRETLVLETLLAARGRVVVRDVLEDRLYGYDQAVTPNALEAAVSRLRRALDEAGAGVRVETRRGIGYALRAETDRA, from the coding sequence ATGCGAATCCTGCTGCTCGAAGACCACCAGGCGATGCGGAGCATGACCGCCGCCTATCTGACAGAACGCGGCTTCGTGGTCGACGCCGTGGGTACGATCGAGGCGGCGAAGGCGGCGCTGGACGGGGCGGCCTACGACGCCATGATCCTGGACCTGGGCTTGCCGGACGGGGAGGGGCTGAGCCTGCTGGGCGCGGCCGGTCGCGGGCGCACGCCGCCGCCGGCCCTGATCCTGACCGCCCGCGACAGCTTGGCCGATCGCATCGAGGGGCTGAACGCCGGGGCCGACGACTACATGGCCAAGCCGTTCGAGCTGGACGAACTGCATGCCCGGCTGAGGGCGATCCTGCGCCGGCCGGGCGTGCGGGCGCAGGTGGAGCTGGGCCTCGGCCGGCTGTCCTTCGACACCATTTCGCGGGAGGTCCGTATCGATGGCCGGCCGCTCGACCTGCGTCGGCGCGAAACCCTGGTGCTGGAAACCCTGTTGGCTGCGCGGGGACGGGTCGTGGTGCGGGACGTGCTGGAAGACCGGCTCTACGGCTATGACCAGGCGGTGACGCCCAATGCCCTGGAGGCGGCGGTCTCGCGGCTGAGGCGGGCGCTGGACGAGGCGGGCGCTGGCGTCCGGGTCGAAACCCGGCGGGGCATCGGCTACGCCTTGCGCGCCGAAACGGACCGCGCATGA
- a CDS encoding aromatic ring-hydroxylating oxygenase subunit alpha, with protein sequence MTDAALAAPQAANADPDEFRGLPGWIYSNARFFEAEKDKVLAPSWQVVCHLNDIPKAGDYHTFDFIGESIVVVRGKDGTPRAFNNVCLHRAARLLDGSSGQCGRIVCPYHAWTYDLEGRLIGAPLRETYPDLRIGERRLPEIELEVFKGFIFVRLEGGGPSVAEMMAPYAHELEPYRFEELQPFGRVTLRPRPVNWKNIGDNYSDGLHIVVAHPGLTRLFGKGYGVEAGPMVDKMWGQLLDEPSGNPSERAYQAILPDVEHLPPERKRLWTYFKMWPNVAFDIYPDQVDFMQFIPISPTQTLIREIAYALPDSRREMKAARYLNWRINRQVNAEDTVLVERVQQGMASRNFEPGPLSETEVSLRSFGRKMRALIPESRLRRPPAGW encoded by the coding sequence ATGACCGACGCCGCCCTCGCCGCGCCCCAGGCCGCCAACGCCGATCCGGACGAATTCCGCGGCCTGCCAGGCTGGATCTATTCCAACGCCCGCTTCTTCGAGGCCGAGAAAGACAAGGTGCTGGCCCCGTCCTGGCAGGTGGTCTGTCACCTGAACGACATCCCCAAGGCCGGCGACTACCACACCTTCGACTTCATCGGCGAAAGCATCGTTGTCGTGCGCGGCAAGGACGGGACCCCGCGCGCCTTCAACAATGTCTGCCTGCACCGCGCCGCCCGCCTTCTGGACGGCTCCAGCGGCCAATGCGGGCGAATCGTCTGCCCCTATCACGCCTGGACCTACGACCTGGAAGGCCGGCTGATCGGCGCGCCGCTGCGCGAGACCTATCCGGACCTGCGCATCGGCGAGCGCCGCCTGCCCGAGATCGAGCTGGAGGTGTTCAAGGGCTTCATCTTCGTGCGGCTCGAAGGCGGCGGCCCCAGCGTCGCCGAGATGATGGCGCCCTATGCCCACGAACTGGAGCCCTACCGCTTCGAGGAGTTGCAACCCTTCGGCCGCGTGACCCTGCGCCCGCGCCCGGTCAACTGGAAGAACATCGGCGACAACTATTCCGACGGCCTGCACATCGTCGTCGCCCACCCCGGCCTGACGCGCCTGTTCGGCAAGGGCTACGGCGTGGAAGCGGGGCCGATGGTCGACAAGATGTGGGGCCAACTGCTGGACGAGCCGTCGGGCAATCCCTCCGAGCGCGCCTACCAGGCGATCCTCCCGGACGTGGAGCACCTGCCGCCCGAACGCAAGCGGCTCTGGACCTATTTCAAGATGTGGCCGAACGTGGCCTTCGACATCTATCCCGACCAGGTCGACTTCATGCAGTTCATCCCGATCTCGCCGACCCAGACCCTGATCCGCGAGATCGCCTACGCCCTGCCCGACAGCCGGCGCGAGATGAAGGCTGCGCGCTACCTCAACTGGCGCATCAACCGCCAGGTCAACGCCGAGGACACGGTGCTGGTCGAGCGGGTGCAGCAGGGCATGGCCTCGCGCAATTTCGAGCCCGGTCCCTTGAGCGAAACCGAGGTCTCGCTGCGCAGCTTCGGCCGCAAGATGCGCGCCCTGATCCCGGAATCGCGGCTGCGCCGCCCGCCCGCAGGATGGTGA